In one Mycobacteroides chelonae genomic region, the following are encoded:
- a CDS encoding branched-chain amino acid aminotransferase — MNPLPEFTRQLNPSPASPARRAEVLAAPGFGKYFTDHMVSIDWNAENGWHNAQVVPYGPITLDPSAIVLHYAQEVFEGLKAYRQPDGTIAAFRPEANAERMIQSCRRIAIPELPQELFIESLRQLIAVDSDWVPPGGGEESLYLRPFIIATEAGLGVRPAAEYRYLLIASPAGAYFSQGIKPVSVWLSHEYVRAAPGGIGAAKTGGNYAASLVAQAQAAEEGCDQVVWLDAIERRYIEEMGGMNLFFVFGRDGEARLVTPELSGSLLPGVTRKSLLQLASDAGFAIEERKIDVDELEKKAASGEITEVFACGTAAVITPVGRVKHSSGEFTIGEGQPGEVTMALRDTLTGIQRGTFADTHGWITKLG, encoded by the coding sequence ATGAATCCGCTTCCCGAGTTCACCCGGCAACTCAACCCGTCACCGGCCAGCCCGGCGCGTCGGGCTGAGGTACTGGCCGCGCCGGGCTTTGGGAAGTACTTCACCGACCACATGGTGTCCATCGATTGGAACGCCGAAAATGGTTGGCACAACGCGCAAGTGGTGCCCTACGGCCCCATCACACTCGACCCGTCGGCCATCGTGCTGCACTACGCGCAGGAGGTCTTCGAGGGGCTCAAGGCCTACCGGCAACCCGACGGGACCATCGCGGCGTTCCGGCCCGAAGCTAACGCCGAACGAATGATCCAGTCCTGCCGCCGCATCGCCATCCCCGAGCTGCCGCAAGAGCTGTTCATCGAGTCGCTGCGTCAGCTGATCGCCGTCGACTCCGACTGGGTGCCGCCGGGCGGCGGCGAGGAATCGCTGTATCTGCGGCCGTTCATCATTGCCACCGAGGCCGGTCTCGGGGTGCGGCCCGCCGCCGAGTACCGGTACCTGCTCATCGCCTCACCCGCTGGCGCGTACTTCTCCCAGGGCATCAAGCCGGTCAGTGTCTGGCTCTCGCACGAATACGTGCGCGCCGCACCAGGCGGGATCGGCGCGGCCAAGACGGGTGGGAACTACGCCGCCTCGCTGGTCGCCCAGGCGCAGGCCGCCGAAGAGGGCTGCGATCAGGTGGTCTGGCTCGATGCCATCGAGCGCCGGTACATCGAAGAAATGGGTGGCATGAACCTGTTCTTCGTGTTCGGCCGCGACGGTGAGGCCCGCTTGGTTACTCCCGAACTATCCGGATCACTGCTGCCCGGTGTGACGCGGAAGTCCTTGTTGCAGCTGGCCTCCGATGCCGGATTCGCCATCGAGGAACGCAAGATCGACGTCGACGAGCTGGAGAAGAAGGCGGCCTCGGGAGAGATCACCGAGGTGTTCGCCTGCGGCACAGCCGCGGTCATCACGCCGGTTGGCCGCGTCAAGCACTCCAGCGGTGAATTCACCATTGGCGAAGGGCAACCCGGCGAGGTGACCATGGCGCTGCGCGACACGCTGACCGGAATCCAGCGCGGCACCTTCGCCGATACGCACGGCTGGATCACCAAGCTCGGCTAG
- a CDS encoding DUF167 domain-containing protein gives MSERTVVCVIKPGSRKGPAVEVADDGALTLFVREPAIDGKANKAALALLAEHLGVPKSAVRLVAGQTSRLKRFSVG, from the coding sequence GTGAGCGAGCGCACGGTCGTCTGCGTCATCAAGCCCGGCAGTCGCAAGGGGCCCGCCGTCGAGGTTGCCGACGATGGCGCCCTCACCCTGTTCGTGCGGGAGCCGGCTATCGACGGCAAAGCCAACAAGGCTGCGCTCGCTTTGCTTGCCGAGCACTTGGGCGTGCCGAAGTCGGCGGTGCGGCTCGTTGCCGGTCAGACCAGCAGACTGAAGCGATTCAGTGTGGGTTGA
- a CDS encoding adenosylcobinamide-GDP ribazoletransferase produces the protein MNRLLRLLRPIGGAFEFSTVTPVPARLAGTLSGPVLTALPVVGAALGALAAATAYLATSAYIAPIAGLAAATVVVLATRGMHIDGLSDTADGLGCYGPPERALTVMRDGSAGPFGVAAVIIILLAQTLSFGMLASRQEWLAIALAIAVGRVSAVVACRRGVPGAAHSGFGARVAGSQPLWLAGIWVLAAMAVGFLAQPWRPWQGPVAVVIALGAGVLLVRHCVRRFGGITGDVLGASIEVTTTLAALGFAAS, from the coding sequence GTGAACCGGCTGCTGCGGCTGCTGCGGCCCATCGGCGGAGCCTTCGAATTCTCCACCGTGACACCGGTTCCCGCACGGCTCGCCGGCACCCTCTCGGGCCCGGTGCTGACGGCGCTGCCCGTGGTGGGCGCCGCACTCGGTGCGCTCGCAGCGGCAACCGCCTACCTGGCGACATCGGCCTACATCGCGCCCATCGCGGGGCTTGCCGCCGCAACGGTGGTGGTGCTGGCGACCCGCGGCATGCATATCGACGGCCTGTCCGACACCGCGGATGGGCTCGGCTGCTACGGACCACCGGAGCGCGCACTCACCGTGATGCGCGATGGTTCGGCCGGACCGTTCGGGGTTGCTGCGGTGATCATCATCCTTCTGGCACAGACATTGTCGTTCGGAATGCTGGCCTCCCGGCAGGAGTGGCTGGCCATCGCGCTGGCGATCGCGGTGGGGCGCGTCAGCGCGGTGGTGGCGTGTCGGCGCGGCGTGCCAGGTGCCGCACACAGCGGCTTCGGTGCCCGGGTGGCCGGGTCGCAGCCTTTGTGGCTGGCCGGGATCTGGGTGCTCGCGGCGATGGCCGTCGGCTTTCTCGCGCAGCCCTGGCGGCCATGGCAAGGGCCGGTTGCGGTGGTGATCGCACTGGGCGCCGGAGTGCTGCTGGTGCGCCACTGCGTGCGCAGGTTCGGTGGCATCACCGGAGACGTGTTAGGAGCGAGCATCGAGGTGACCACCACGCTGGCAGCACTCGGATTCGCGGCCTCGTGA
- a CDS encoding bifunctional adenosylcobinamide kinase/adenosylcobinamide-phosphate guanylyltransferase, which translates to MATTLVLGGIRSGKSRFAESLLPASGPVRYLATGTSVREDEAWTQRVAAHRSRRPDGWSTAETTRIAEELRAPDAVPTLVDDLGGWLTARMDARAAWDRGGEVVASDIDELVDAISSYGSELVIVSPEVGLTIVPGTASGRLFADQLGALNQAVAQHCQRVLLVVAGQPLAIKGAAE; encoded by the coding sequence GTGGCTACCACGCTGGTGCTCGGTGGAATACGTTCGGGAAAATCACGTTTCGCCGAGTCTCTGCTGCCCGCCTCGGGCCCCGTGCGATACCTGGCGACCGGAACATCTGTCCGCGAGGACGAGGCATGGACGCAAAGGGTTGCCGCACACCGGTCTCGGCGTCCCGACGGCTGGTCGACGGCCGAGACAACCCGTATCGCCGAGGAACTGCGCGCGCCCGACGCGGTGCCGACGCTCGTCGACGATCTCGGGGGGTGGCTGACCGCGAGGATGGATGCCCGCGCGGCATGGGACCGTGGCGGTGAGGTTGTGGCCTCCGATATCGATGAGTTGGTCGATGCGATCAGCTCGTATGGCAGCGAGTTGGTGATCGTGAGCCCAGAGGTCGGATTGACCATTGTGCCCGGCACCGCATCTGGACGGCTGTTCGCCGATCAGCTCGGCGCCCTGAATCAGGCCGTGGCACAGCACTGTCAACGGGTCCTCTTGGTGGTGGCCGGTCAGCCACTGGCCATCAAGGGAGCGGCCGAGTGA
- the gcvT gene encoding glycine cleavage system aminomethyltransferase GcvT → MTDLLLGPLHDRHAAQGATFAEFGGWNMPVSYAGTVGEHTATREAVGLFDVSHLGKALVRGPGAAAFVNASFTNDLNKIGPGKAQYTLCCTPTGGVVDDLITYYVSDDEIFLVPNAANTAAVVAALQEKAPEGITITNQHRDYAVLAVQGPKSADVLLRLGLPTDMEYMAYADATLDGQPVRVCRTGYTGEHGYELLPSWDSAGAVFDALLPVITEAGGQLAGLGARDTLRTEMGYPLHGHELSLDISPVQARAGWAVGWKKDAFWGREALAQEKAEGPRRTLRGLRATGRGVLRPDLTVLSGGQPVGVTTSGTFSPTLKTGIALALLDSAAQIADGATVAVDVRGREIECEVVKPPFVDVNVG, encoded by the coding sequence ATGACGGATCTCTTGCTCGGCCCTCTTCACGATCGGCACGCCGCACAAGGTGCCACCTTCGCCGAATTCGGCGGCTGGAATATGCCGGTGTCCTATGCCGGCACCGTGGGTGAGCACACCGCCACCCGGGAGGCCGTCGGACTGTTCGACGTGAGCCACCTCGGCAAGGCGCTGGTGCGTGGGCCGGGTGCCGCGGCATTCGTCAACGCGTCTTTCACCAACGATCTCAACAAGATTGGGCCGGGCAAGGCGCAGTACACCCTGTGTTGCACCCCGACCGGCGGTGTCGTCGACGACCTCATCACCTACTACGTCTCCGATGACGAGATCTTCCTGGTGCCCAACGCCGCCAACACCGCAGCGGTGGTGGCCGCTCTGCAGGAGAAGGCGCCCGAGGGAATCACCATCACCAACCAGCACCGCGACTACGCGGTGCTGGCCGTGCAGGGACCCAAGTCGGCCGACGTGCTGCTGCGGCTCGGACTGCCGACCGATATGGAATACATGGCGTACGCCGACGCGACGCTCGACGGTCAGCCGGTGCGGGTGTGCCGGACCGGCTACACCGGCGAACACGGCTACGAACTGCTGCCGTCCTGGGATTCCGCCGGCGCCGTGTTCGACGCACTGCTGCCGGTGATCACCGAGGCAGGCGGCCAGCTGGCTGGTCTGGGCGCGCGCGACACGCTGCGCACCGAGATGGGCTATCCGCTGCACGGTCACGAGCTGTCCCTCGACATCAGTCCGGTGCAGGCGCGGGCAGGATGGGCCGTCGGATGGAAGAAGGACGCGTTCTGGGGGCGTGAGGCCCTCGCCCAGGAGAAGGCGGAAGGTCCGCGCCGCACCCTGCGTGGCCTGCGGGCCACCGGCCGCGGCGTGTTGCGACCCGATCTCACGGTGCTCTCGGGCGGCCAGCCGGTAGGGGTGACCACTTCGGGCACCTTCTCGCCGACTCTCAAGACCGGTATTGCATTGGCCCTGCTGGACAGCGCCGCCCAGATCGCTGACGGGGCCACCGTCGCCGTCGACGTGCGGGGCCGGGAGATCGAATGCGAGGTCGTCAAGCCGCCGTTCGTGGACGTCAACGTCGGATAA
- the sucB gene encoding 2-oxoglutarate dehydrogenase, E2 component, dihydrolipoamide succinyltransferase — protein MAFSVQMPALGESVTEGTVTRWLKQEGDTVQVDEPLLEVSTDKVDTEIPAPTSGVLTKIVAREDDTVEIGGELGVISEAGEATPAESAPAPEAAAPAPEPAPTPEPEPEPAPAPAAEPAAPAAAAEAPAGQGTSVKMPELGESVTEGTVTRWLKKVGDEVGVDEPLVEVSTDKVDTEIPSPVAGVLLSISANEDDTVAVGGELGVIGAAGAAPAAAPAPAPTPEPAAAPPAPSAPAPAPAAPTAPAAPTPAPAAPAPATPPAPAAPAAPAPAATDAGDNPYVTPLVRKLAAENNVDLSALTGSGVGGRIRKQDVLAAAEAAKAPAPAAAAAPAAAAPSAPAAPAALAHLRGTTQKANRIRQLTAKKTRESLQQTAQLTQTHEVDVTKIAALRARAKATFAEREGVNLTFLPFFAKAAVEALKSHPNVNASYNEDSKEITYFDAEHLGIAVDTDQGLLSPVIHNAGDLSLAGLARAIADIAARARSGNLKPDELAGGTFTITNIGSQGALFDTPILVPPQAAMLGTGAIVKRPRVIRDEAGNESIGIRSVCYLPLTYDHRLIDGADAGRFLTTIKHRLEEGAFEADLGL, from the coding sequence ATGGCCTTCTCCGTCCAGATGCCCGCCCTCGGTGAGAGCGTGACCGAAGGGACGGTGACACGGTGGCTCAAACAAGAGGGCGACACGGTCCAAGTCGACGAGCCGCTGCTTGAGGTGTCCACCGACAAGGTGGACACCGAGATCCCCGCTCCCACTTCGGGTGTGCTGACCAAGATCGTTGCCCGCGAGGACGACACCGTCGAGATCGGCGGCGAGCTGGGCGTGATCAGCGAGGCTGGCGAGGCCACGCCCGCGGAGTCCGCGCCCGCCCCCGAGGCCGCCGCGCCGGCTCCCGAACCTGCCCCCACTCCCGAACCTGAGCCCGAACCCGCACCTGCTCCCGCAGCGGAACCGGCCGCTCCCGCCGCCGCTGCGGAGGCTCCGGCTGGCCAGGGCACCTCGGTCAAGATGCCCGAGCTCGGCGAGTCGGTCACCGAGGGCACCGTGACCCGCTGGCTCAAGAAGGTCGGCGACGAGGTCGGCGTGGATGAGCCGCTCGTCGAGGTGTCGACCGACAAGGTCGACACCGAGATTCCGTCACCGGTCGCCGGTGTGCTGCTGAGTATCTCGGCCAACGAAGACGACACCGTCGCCGTCGGTGGCGAACTCGGCGTCATCGGTGCGGCAGGCGCGGCTCCTGCCGCGGCACCTGCGCCTGCACCCACCCCCGAGCCCGCCGCCGCTCCACCCGCGCCCTCGGCGCCCGCACCGGCCCCAGCAGCACCGACGGCGCCCGCAGCGCCAACACCAGCGCCTGCCGCACCCGCACCGGCCACTCCTCCCGCACCTGCAGCCCCGGCGGCACCGGCACCTGCTGCCACCGACGCGGGCGATAACCCGTACGTCACCCCGCTGGTCCGCAAGCTCGCCGCCGAGAACAACGTGGATCTGTCCGCGCTGACCGGCAGCGGTGTGGGTGGACGCATTCGCAAGCAGGACGTCCTGGCTGCCGCTGAGGCCGCCAAGGCCCCCGCACCCGCAGCAGCGGCAGCTCCCGCGGCTGCGGCGCCATCGGCTCCGGCGGCTCCTGCTGCGCTGGCCCATCTGCGCGGAACCACGCAGAAGGCCAACCGGATTCGTCAGCTCACCGCCAAGAAGACACGCGAATCGCTACAGCAGACCGCGCAGTTGACCCAGACCCACGAGGTCGACGTCACCAAGATCGCGGCGCTGCGGGCTCGTGCCAAGGCGACCTTCGCCGAGCGTGAAGGCGTCAACCTGACGTTCCTGCCTTTCTTCGCCAAGGCCGCGGTGGAGGCGCTCAAGTCGCACCCGAACGTCAACGCGAGCTACAACGAGGACAGCAAGGAGATCACCTACTTCGATGCCGAGCATCTGGGCATCGCGGTAGACACCGATCAAGGTCTGCTGTCTCCTGTGATCCACAACGCCGGTGATCTGTCGCTGGCCGGGCTGGCCCGGGCCATCGCCGATATCGCCGCCCGCGCGCGCTCGGGGAACCTCAAGCCCGACGAACTCGCCGGTGGCACCTTCACCATCACCAACATCGGCAGCCAAGGCGCGTTGTTCGACACCCCGATCCTGGTGCCGCCGCAGGCCGCCATGCTCGGCACTGGTGCAATCGTGAAGCGTCCCAGGGTGATCCGTGACGAAGCGGGTAACGAATCGATCGGTATCCGGTCGGTGTGCTACCTGCCGCTGACCTACGATCACCGCTTGATCGACGGAGCCGACGCGGGGCGGTTCCTCACCACCATCAAACATCGCCTGGAAGAGGGGGCTTTCGAGGCGGACCTGGGTCTGTAA
- the cobT gene encoding nicotinate-nucleotide--dimethylbenzimidazole phosphoribosyltransferase — MSGGEAPRFAPVSAPNPDIAAAARDRQRQLTKPDGALGRLEELSVWVAACQNRCPPETFQHPRVIVFAGDHGVAAAGVSAYPPSVTAQMVRNIEAGGAAVNVLAALAGASVRVADIAVGRPSGNIAVEDALTEEQAHAALAAGIALADAEIDSGADLLIAGDMGIGNTTPATVLVAALTGSEPVAVVGRGTGVDDAGWARKTAAVRDALRRTKDVRADPVALLARAGGADLAAITGFVAHAAVRRTPVLLDGLVVTAAALVAEQLAPGARQWWLAGHRSTEPAHSLALQRLRLDPVLDLQMRLGEGSGALVALPVLQAAAGTLAQMATFNEARIDGPGA; from the coding sequence GTGAGCGGCGGCGAGGCACCGCGTTTCGCCCCGGTCTCGGCACCCAACCCGGATATCGCCGCCGCCGCACGTGACCGGCAACGGCAGCTCACCAAACCGGACGGCGCACTGGGACGTCTGGAAGAGCTCTCGGTTTGGGTAGCGGCCTGCCAAAATCGTTGCCCCCCTGAGACATTCCAACATCCTCGGGTGATCGTCTTCGCCGGTGATCACGGTGTGGCTGCCGCCGGAGTGTCCGCCTATCCCCCGTCGGTGACCGCACAGATGGTGCGCAACATCGAAGCGGGCGGCGCGGCCGTCAACGTGCTCGCCGCGCTAGCGGGGGCCAGTGTGCGCGTCGCCGACATCGCCGTGGGCCGTCCCAGCGGCAATATCGCCGTCGAGGACGCTCTCACCGAGGAGCAGGCTCATGCCGCGCTGGCTGCCGGTATCGCCCTGGCCGACGCCGAGATCGACTCCGGAGCCGATCTGCTCATCGCGGGCGATATGGGCATCGGCAACACCACTCCCGCGACCGTGCTGGTGGCGGCGCTCACCGGAAGCGAACCGGTGGCGGTGGTGGGCCGTGGCACCGGAGTCGACGACGCAGGGTGGGCACGCAAGACCGCCGCGGTACGCGATGCGTTGCGCCGCACCAAAGATGTGCGTGCCGACCCGGTGGCGCTGCTCGCCCGGGCAGGTGGCGCCGATCTGGCGGCAATCACCGGTTTCGTGGCGCACGCGGCGGTGCGGCGCACCCCTGTGCTGCTCGACGGGCTGGTGGTGACCGCAGCCGCACTGGTGGCCGAGCAGCTGGCTCCGGGCGCACGCCAGTGGTGGCTCGCCGGGCATCGCTCCACCGAGCCGGCGCATTCGCTTGCCCTCCAACGCCTCCGGCTGGATCCCGTGCTGGATCTGCAGATGCGCTTGGGTGAGGGCTCCGGGGCGCTCGTCGCACTACCGGTGTTGCAGGCCGCCGCGGGCACACTGGCACAGATGGCGACCTTCAATGAGGCCCGAATCGACGGGCCGGGCGCGTGA
- a CDS encoding metallophosphoesterase produces MPRNPVTPAGETPDMGIPEPIARSMSMAEQYEWHRGYLRRHPVSRRNFLRGSAAAAAVAALGVSPFGRRAYADDAPLGVAGRRVGYGADSSSQLSFSGQLSRNPHGTKIFLDHGPTPELGASLEAEVRNLVTQIPSSDHGALGAEQFYVHAPVHGLGGGTEHFYRWRTTDGFSSDIRSASTALPSARNAFAPFRFTMMGDQGTDETPSLPPNLAPGEYDDSYYSADNDPATPHTQNVMNQIVACRPDFHILAGDIAYADPSGMGKKPEFVSSGGKAAAGFDKYNPFVWDVYLTSIEPSASTTPWMFATGNHDMEAAYGNHGYGGHLARLGFPGNGPAGCPSAYSFTYGNVAVLSLDANDVSYEIRANTGYSGGAQTGWVGRTLAAYRANPNIDFIVCFFHHCAYSTTLSHASDGGVRDAWCALFDRYQVDLVLQGHNHVFERTDPIRAGRPTREAGDRSTVDPESDGTVYYTVGSAGRPRYDFQPGEPEGYRGRELTDTLVPNSYVWAPDGSKHAEAVTWSRVRYRNYAFIRVDVRPGTFVSEMDVTAVDEYGREFDTVTYRRPVRAQAS; encoded by the coding sequence ATGCCGCGCAATCCTGTGACCCCCGCCGGTGAGACACCGGATATGGGGATTCCCGAGCCGATCGCCCGCTCGATGTCCATGGCCGAACAGTACGAATGGCATCGCGGATATCTGCGTCGCCATCCGGTCTCGCGTCGCAACTTCCTGCGGGGATCGGCCGCCGCTGCCGCGGTCGCCGCGCTGGGCGTATCACCGTTTGGGCGGCGGGCGTATGCCGATGACGCACCACTGGGTGTGGCCGGCAGGCGGGTGGGGTACGGCGCAGATTCGTCCAGCCAGCTCAGCTTTTCCGGGCAGCTGTCCAGAAATCCGCACGGCACCAAGATCTTTCTCGACCATGGGCCTACCCCCGAACTCGGCGCCTCCCTCGAAGCCGAGGTCCGCAATCTCGTGACACAGATTCCCTCAAGCGATCACGGGGCGCTGGGAGCCGAACAGTTCTACGTGCACGCTCCCGTCCATGGACTCGGCGGGGGCACTGAGCACTTCTACCGCTGGCGCACCACCGACGGATTCTCGAGCGATATCCGTTCCGCCTCGACGGCCCTTCCGTCCGCACGAAACGCGTTCGCCCCCTTCCGGTTCACCATGATGGGCGATCAGGGCACCGACGAGACCCCCTCGCTCCCACCAAATCTGGCCCCCGGTGAATACGACGACAGCTACTACAGCGCCGACAACGACCCGGCCACGCCGCACACACAGAACGTCATGAACCAGATCGTGGCGTGCCGACCTGATTTTCATATCCTGGCCGGGGACATCGCCTATGCGGACCCATCCGGAATGGGAAAGAAGCCCGAGTTCGTATCTTCCGGCGGCAAGGCCGCGGCCGGGTTCGACAAATACAATCCGTTCGTCTGGGACGTCTACCTGACCTCCATCGAGCCCAGCGCCTCGACAACACCATGGATGTTCGCCACCGGCAATCACGACATGGAAGCCGCGTACGGAAATCACGGCTACGGCGGCCATCTGGCCCGTCTCGGATTCCCCGGCAACGGCCCCGCGGGGTGCCCGTCCGCGTACTCGTTCACCTACGGCAATGTCGCCGTCCTGTCCCTGGACGCCAATGACGTGTCCTACGAGATCAGGGCGAACACAGGCTACTCGGGCGGCGCCCAAACCGGTTGGGTGGGAAGAACTTTAGCGGCATATCGGGCAAATCCGAATATCGACTTCATCGTGTGCTTCTTCCACCACTGCGCGTACTCGACGACGCTGTCGCATGCCAGCGACGGTGGCGTGCGCGACGCGTGGTGCGCGCTGTTCGACCGCTATCAGGTGGATCTGGTGCTGCAGGGACACAACCACGTCTTCGAGCGCACGGATCCGATTCGCGCGGGACGTCCGACCCGAGAGGCCGGCGATCGGTCCACCGTAGACCCGGAATCGGATGGCACCGTGTACTACACGGTGGGTTCTGCGGGCCGGCCCCGCTATGACTTTCAGCCGGGCGAGCCGGAGGGATACCGGGGCCGCGAGCTCACCGACACTTTGGTTCCCAACAGCTACGTCTGGGCGCCCGACGGCAGTAAGCACGCCGAGGCGGTCACCTGGTCGCGCGTGCGGTATCGCAACTACGCATTCATCCGCGTCGACGTGCGGCCGGGGACATTCGTCAGCGAGATGGATGTCACGGCCGTCGATGAGTATGGACGCGAATTCGACACGGTGACCTATCGCCGCCCCGTACGCGCACAGGCGTCCTAG
- a CDS encoding leucyl aminopeptidase, translating into MSAYTAPSFTLATSIPQRGVSAAVLLVGVRPGEKESDKGPKVVDAQLLDSKAVKAIEAALKAVGATGSSEQLTRVVVDGLPVSSVLAVGLGKGDPSAETIRRAAGVAARSLDNVETLVTTLSASDVDATVQGLALGGYRFAEFRSAKTAPKDVGLQKVTLLVADKGRAQKDAMERGAAIAAAVIIARDFVNTPPSHLFPAEFAKRAKTLATTEGIEVEVLDEKELAKAGYGGIIGVGKGSSRPPRLVRLTYPGAKGKKAKKVALVGKGITFDTGGISIKPAGGMENMTSDMGGAAAVIAVTLLAARQQLPIDVIATVPMAENMPSSTAQRPGDVLTHLDGTTVEVINTDAEGRLILADAIVRACQDEPDYLIDTATLTGAQVVALGTRTPGVMGTDEFRDRVSTISQSVGENGWAMPLPEELRDDLKSRVADLANVTNHRNGGMLAAGLYLREFVADGVQWAHIDVAGPAFNTGGPWGYTAKGGTGVPVRTIFGVLEDIATNG; encoded by the coding sequence ATGAGCGCATACACGGCACCTTCGTTCACCCTGGCCACGTCCATTCCGCAGCGCGGGGTCTCCGCCGCGGTGCTGCTGGTGGGGGTGCGCCCAGGGGAGAAAGAATCCGATAAGGGCCCCAAGGTGGTCGATGCGCAGCTGCTGGACAGCAAGGCAGTCAAGGCTATCGAGGCCGCCCTCAAGGCCGTGGGCGCGACCGGCTCGAGCGAGCAACTCACCCGGGTGGTCGTGGACGGTCTGCCGGTGTCCAGTGTGCTGGCGGTCGGCCTGGGTAAGGGGGATCCCAGCGCCGAGACGATTCGGCGTGCCGCGGGCGTGGCCGCCCGCTCGCTCGACAACGTCGAAACCCTGGTGACCACGCTGTCCGCGAGCGATGTCGATGCCACCGTGCAGGGCCTGGCACTTGGCGGATACCGGTTCGCGGAGTTCCGCAGCGCCAAGACCGCACCGAAGGACGTTGGACTGCAGAAGGTTACGTTGCTCGTCGCCGACAAGGGCCGCGCGCAGAAAGACGCCATGGAGCGCGGCGCCGCCATCGCGGCTGCTGTGATCATCGCGCGTGACTTTGTGAACACCCCGCCCAGTCATCTGTTCCCGGCCGAATTCGCCAAGCGGGCAAAAACTCTGGCGACGACCGAGGGCATCGAGGTCGAGGTGCTCGACGAGAAGGAACTGGCCAAGGCCGGCTACGGCGGCATCATCGGAGTCGGCAAGGGCTCCTCGCGCCCACCGCGGCTGGTGCGGCTGACCTACCCGGGCGCCAAGGGCAAAAAGGCCAAGAAGGTCGCGCTCGTGGGCAAGGGCATCACCTTCGACACCGGTGGCATCTCGATCAAGCCCGCAGGCGGCATGGAGAACATGACCTCCGATATGGGTGGAGCGGCAGCGGTTATCGCGGTGACCTTGCTGGCCGCCCGCCAGCAGCTGCCCATCGACGTCATCGCGACCGTGCCCATGGCCGAGAACATGCCGTCCTCGACGGCACAGCGCCCCGGCGACGTGCTGACCCACCTGGACGGCACCACCGTCGAGGTAATCAACACCGATGCGGAGGGTCGCCTCATCCTCGCCGACGCGATCGTGCGGGCCTGCCAGGATGAGCCCGACTATCTGATCGACACCGCGACGCTGACCGGTGCACAGGTGGTGGCCCTGGGCACCCGCACTCCTGGCGTGATGGGCACCGACGAGTTCCGCGACCGGGTGTCGACGATCTCGCAGTCCGTAGGCGAAAACGGTTGGGCCATGCCGCTGCCCGAGGAACTGCGCGACGATCTCAAATCCAGGGTTGCCGACCTGGCGAACGTCACCAACCACCGCAACGGCGGCATGTTGGCGGCCGGTCTGTACCTGCGCGAGTTCGTGGCCGACGGTGTGCAGTGGGCACATATCGACGTTGCCGGCCCGGCGTTCAACACCGGCGGACCGTGGGGTTACACGGCCAAGGGCGGGACCGGCGTGCCGGTGCGAACCATCTTCGGGGTGCTGGAGGACATCGCCACCAACGGCTGA
- a CDS encoding DUF3043 domain-containing protein, translating into MNLLGRKKSTSENGAADESSSPAGETDITSPAQAGKGRPTPKRDAGKRRGPVAPAPLTSAEARQRRKSLRGPKLSRAERKVENAERRARMSDSREKMMAGDEAYLLPRDKGPVRAFARDIVDSRRNVLGLFMPLALFLIFTMFAVPSVQVQMWMTPAMLVLMIVMIVDGVFVGRLVNKRVSERFPTSDEGGFKLGWYAASRASQLRKMRAPRPRVNRGEPV; encoded by the coding sequence GTGAATCTGCTCGGCCGAAAGAAATCCACATCCGAAAACGGCGCCGCCGACGAGTCCTCATCACCTGCCGGTGAGACGGACATCACATCGCCGGCGCAGGCCGGAAAGGGCCGCCCCACCCCGAAGCGGGATGCCGGCAAGCGTCGTGGACCTGTGGCCCCGGCACCCTTGACCAGTGCCGAGGCCCGGCAGCGTCGCAAGTCCCTGCGCGGGCCGAAACTGTCGCGGGCCGAGCGCAAGGTCGAGAACGCAGAGCGGCGCGCCAGGATGTCCGACAGCCGCGAGAAGATGATGGCCGGCGATGAGGCGTACCTGTTGCCACGCGACAAGGGGCCCGTGCGCGCGTTCGCCCGCGACATCGTCGATTCACGCCGCAATGTGCTGGGGCTGTTCATGCCTCTGGCGCTGTTCCTGATCTTCACCATGTTCGCGGTGCCGTCTGTGCAGGTGCAGATGTGGATGACCCCGGCGATGCTGGTCTTGATGATCGTCATGATCGTCGACGGGGTTTTCGTCGGCAGACTCGTGAACAAGCGCGTCTCCGAACGCTTCCCGACCAGCGACGAGGGCGGCTTCAAACTCGGCTGGTACGCGGCCAGCCGCGCATCGCAATTACGCAAGATGCGCGCACCACGCCCCCGGGTGAACCGCGGCGAGCCGGTCTAG